One window of the Pseudomonas knackmussii B13 genome contains the following:
- a CDS encoding putative RNA methyltransferase, translating to MLVCPICQASLERHENAVKCPAGHSFDRARQGYLNLLPVQHKKSRDPGDNAAMVEARRQFLGAGHYAPLAKRLAELAAERAPARWLDIGCGEGYYTAQLAEALPGSDGYALDISREAVKAACRRAPQLTWMVASMARVPLADASCQLLASVFSPIDWNEAARLLPPGGGVLRLGPARDHLLELRERLYDEVREYVEDKHLADLPAELQLAHTESLSFRIALDTREARETLLSMTPHGWRVNAERRERILAEPFEVTVAVRYDWLERQIP from the coding sequence ATGCTCGTCTGCCCGATCTGCCAGGCCAGCCTGGAACGCCACGAAAACGCCGTGAAGTGCCCGGCCGGGCACAGCTTCGACCGCGCCCGCCAGGGCTACCTCAACCTGCTGCCGGTGCAGCACAAGAAGAGCCGCGACCCGGGCGACAACGCCGCCATGGTCGAGGCACGCCGGCAGTTCCTTGGCGCCGGTCACTATGCCCCGCTGGCCAAACGCCTGGCCGAGCTGGCCGCCGAGCGCGCGCCCGCACGCTGGCTCGACATCGGCTGCGGCGAGGGTTACTACACCGCCCAGTTGGCCGAAGCCCTGCCGGGCAGCGACGGCTATGCGCTGGACATCTCCCGCGAGGCGGTGAAGGCCGCCTGCCGCCGCGCGCCGCAGCTGACCTGGATGGTCGCCAGCATGGCCCGCGTGCCCCTGGCCGACGCCAGCTGCCAGTTGCTGGCCAGCGTGTTCAGCCCGATCGACTGGAACGAAGCCGCGCGCCTGCTGCCGCCCGGCGGCGGCGTGCTGCGCCTCGGCCCGGCGCGCGACCACCTGCTCGAGCTGCGCGAGCGCCTGTACGACGAGGTGCGCGAGTACGTCGAAGACAAGCACCTGGCCGACCTGCCCGCCGAGCTGCAGCTAGCGCACACCGAAAGCCTCAGCTTCCGCATTGCGCTAGACACCCGCGAAGCCCGCGAAACCTTGCTGTCCATGACCCCGCACGGTTGGCGGGTCAACGCCGAACGCCGCGAGCGCATTCTCGCCGAGCCTTTCGAGGTGACGGTCGCGGTGCGCTACGATTGGCTGGAACGCCAGATCCCCTGA